Within Fusobacterium sp. SYSU M8D902, the genomic segment ATAGCTGCCAATGTTGCAAAAGGTTCATAAGATCCACCCCAAGAATTAAACATTATTATATCAAAATCACCTTTAGTCCAATTTTGACGAAATAATTTTGATTCTTCTTGTGATATATTAAGTTTAACTCCCACTTTTTTATACTGTTGCTGTAATATCTCTGCTAAAATTTTCCCGTTTTTTATACTATTGTCTAAACTTAATTTTATTTCTAATATTTCACCATTTTTTTGACGATACTCTCCACTATTATCATATTTCCAACCAGACTCTTCCAATAATTCATTTGCTTTATCTAAATTAAATACATATGAATTTTTCACAGTATTTTTAACATACTCCACATCATCTGTAAAATAGCAATCTGCTGGTTTTCTAATTCCTTTAAAAATCTCCTTAGAGATTGTTTGATTATCAGTAGCATAATTTAAGGCTTGTCTAACTCTTTTATCTCCCAAAATTTTCCCAGCAGTATTTAAACTTAAGCTAGTTACCTGTTTTGGTTCTGAAATTTTAACATTGAATCCCTCTTTTTTTAATTGTTCAATATTTTCCACATTTAAAGAGTCAAAGTTATCATAAATCATATCTATATCTCCAGCTCTTAACATTGCTACACTTGTTCCCATATCTGATACAACATATGTTTTAAAATACTCAAATTTCGGTTTATCTCCCCAATAGTTTTCATTTCTTTTGAAGATTGCAAATTGATTCGCCTCATACTTATCTAAACTCCACATCCCTGTTCCTATAGGAGCTGAAATCTCTTTGGCACTTAGTTGTCCATCTACAAATCCCTTTTCTCCTAAAAATACAAGTGGTCTTGAAAATGTAAGATCTTTTAAAAATGAGTTACATGGATTTTTTAAAACAAATTTAATTGTATAATCATCTATTATCTCTATTTTTTCTATCTCTTTTAAAGATTGTAAAAATGAAAAAGCTTTTTTATTCATAAGTACTTCTTCAAAATTTTTCTTTACAATACTGCTATTAAAATTAGATCCATCACTAAATTTTACATTTTCTCTAAGTTTAAATGTATACTCTTTTCCATCTTCTGAAATTTCCCATTTTTCACTCAATACAGGAGCTATCTCTCCATCCTTCAATGTTACTAATCCTTCATATACCCATCCTTGAGCATAATGTGGACTTGCCATTAAATGAGGATTCAATTCTCCTATATCCTTTGGTATTGTTATTTTCAACATATTTTTTTCTGAGTTTTTCTCTGATCCACACCCTATAATAAAAGAACTTAATATAAGCGACAATAGTATTTTTTTCATTTTACTCCCTCTTTTCTACATTTAATAATAATTCATCTATGCTGTTGTAGCAATTAGGATAATCTATCTTAGGTCGAGTAAGAAAAATTACTTCTATTCCTGATTCTTCAGCAGCTTCTATCTTTTCTCTTTCCCCTCCGGTGTCTCCAGCTTGTTTAGTTATAATATATTTTATATCATATTGTTCGATCATAGCCTTGTTCATACTCTTACTAAAAGGTCCTTGCATAGCAATTATATTTTTAGGTAATATTCCAAGATCTTCACATTTTTTTACCATATCCCATTTAGGTAAAATTCTAAAATAACATTGATTTAAATTATTTAATTGAGAAAAAAAAGGTATATTGTTACTACCTAAAGTAACTAATATATTCCCCTTTTTTTCTGCTATATATTTGATGATATCCTCAATTTTTTCAAACTCTTTATAGAGTTTAGGGAGAAAAGAGATTTCCTCCCTTTCAAATCTAAAATACTCTATTTTCTTATCTTTGGATGCTTTTAATACATTTTCAGAAACTTCAACAGCATAAGGGTGCGAAAGATCAATCACCTTATCTATACTCTCTTTCTCTATAAAATCTAGCATCATTGGATAAGTTAATTTTTGGCATACTACTCTTACAGGTAGATTCTCTAAAAGTTTTCCTCCATATTCAGTAGCAGTAGTAACAATAATATCAGTGGTTTCTTTACAAAACTTTTCAAGAAACTCTCTTGAATCTTTGGTGCCACCTACTACCCAAATCATAGATGATATCCTCTAGGTGTTATCATTCTTCCCTCTTTTATATATGTTTTAGAGTTACCAACTACAACTACAGTAAACATATCTATTTCATGCTCTAACATCTCTTCTAAAGTAGTAAGTGTATAGTTTTGATCCTCTCTTCCCACATGTCTTAAAAGTGCTACTGGAGTTGTTGGAGCTTTATGTCTTAACATTATCTCTCTAGCTTCTACAATTTGCTCTGTTCTTCCTTTACTTTTTGGGTTATATAGTGAAATTACAAAATCTCCTTCACTAGCTCTATCTATTCTCTTAGTGATAACATCCCAATCTGTTAAAAGATCACTTAAACTTATTATAGCTTGATCGTGCATAAGTGGTGCTCCTACTAGAGCAGCTCCAGCTACTGATGATGTAATTCCTGGAATTATCTCTACTT encodes:
- the nikA gene encoding nickel ABC transporter substrate-binding protein, producing MKKILLSLILSSFIIGCGSEKNSEKNMLKITIPKDIGELNPHLMASPHYAQGWVYEGLVTLKDGEIAPVLSEKWEISEDGKEYTFKLRENVKFSDGSNFNSSIVKKNFEEVLMNKKAFSFLQSLKEIEKIEIIDDYTIKFVLKNPCNSFLKDLTFSRPLVFLGEKGFVDGQLSAKEISAPIGTGMWSLDKYEANQFAIFKRNENYWGDKPKFEYFKTYVVSDMGTSVAMLRAGDIDMIYDNFDSLNVENIEQLKKEGFNVKISEPKQVTSLSLNTAGKILGDKRVRQALNYATDNQTISKEIFKGIRKPADCYFTDDVEYVKNTVKNSYVFNLDKANELLEESGWKYDNSGEYRQKNGEILEIKLSLDNSIKNGKILAEILQQQYKKVGVKLNISQEESKLFRQNWTKGDFDIIMFNSWGGSYEPFATLAAMISDGDKFNIVQKGIENREELHQVMRDSLMETNKDKLQSNFDYIVESFYEQAIYVPLVTTVVVAVSREDIEGVEFSSIKEIIPLQNVRRK
- a CDS encoding cobalt-precorrin-6A reductase; this encodes MIWVVGGTKDSREFLEKFCKETTDIIVTTATEYGGKLLENLPVRVVCQKLTYPMMLDFIEKESIDKVIDLSHPYAVEVSENVLKASKDKKIEYFRFEREEISFLPKLYKEFEKIEDIIKYIAEKKGNILVTLGSNNIPFFSQLNNLNQCYFRILPKWDMVKKCEDLGILPKNIIAMQGPFSKSMNKAMIEQYDIKYIITKQAGDTGGEREKIEAAEESGIEVIFLTRPKIDYPNCYNSIDELLLNVEKRE
- the cobJ gene encoding precorrin-3B C(17)-methyltransferase; the protein is MNKGKIYVVGIGPGNMDDISVRAYRTLKSVDIIAGYITYVDLVKDEFKDKEFYVSGMKKEIDRCEKVLELAKEGKTVALISSGDAGIYGMAGIMIEVALGSGIEVEIIPGITSSVAGAALVGAPLMHDQAIISLSDLLTDWDVITKRIDRASEGDFVISLYNPKSKGRTEQIVEAREIMLRHKAPTTPVALLRHVGREDQNYTLTTLEEMLEHEIDMFTVVVVGNSKTYIKEGRMITPRGYHL